TTTAAGCTCCCATATCCATTATACCATCATTAAGCATTTCATTATTATCTGGAGTATATGAAGGGAAATCATTAGGAGATGAAGGCACAGTGTTATTATTAGGATTAGTGCGAGCTTCATACTTTTCTAATATTCTTGCTGCCACTGCAGGGTCCATCAAACTAAGCAAATAAGAAGTAGTACTGTTTCTTCCTTCTGCTGCAGCTATTGAATCCATCTCTACTAATACATCTATAATTAAATCATCAGAACCATTAGCAGCTAATTGATTAAGTAAAGCTACAGAGTTTTGAGGTGGCATGCTGTTAATTTTATTAGCCAAATCTGTAAGTACTAATTGATACTGAGCAGATTCATCCATAGTAGCTTGATAATTAGACCAAGCATTTAATAAGTTTTGTCTGTCTTGTTCTATTAATTCAGATTGTGAATTTAATTCTATAGCCCTGCTAGCTATTAAGGCTTCTTGTGCTTGTATATCTTTTTCTCTTAAATTGAAAGATTCTCTCATCTTAGCAAGATCATCTCTAGCTAAAAGAGCCATATCCTCAACTCTAGGTTTTTGAGTAAATCTAGTGAAAAAAGAAGGCACATTAGGAGCTATTTTGGTACGCATTAAAGTATAATAAT
The genomic region above belongs to Brachyspira sp. SAP_772 and contains:
- a CDS encoding periplasmic-type flagellar collar protein FlbB, which codes for MKFKIAILTVVNLIAFIALLYMFDIFGVVNYYTLMRTKIAPNVPSFFTRFTQKPRVEDMALLARDDLAKMRESFNLREKDIQAQEALIASRAIELNSQSELIEQDRQNLLNAWSNYQATMDESAQYQLVLTDLANKINSMPPQNSVALLNQLAANGSDDLIIDVLVEMDSIAAAEGRNSTTSYLLSLMDPAVAARILEKYEARTNPNNNTVPSSPNDFPSYTPDNNEMLNDGIMDMGA